A single genomic interval of uncultured Pseudodesulfovibrio sp. harbors:
- a CDS encoding phenylacetate--CoA ligase — protein sequence MIYDVHNETLPREDLEKLQLKRLQALCDRVYATVPFYKKKFDEKGIKPADIKSLKDISLLPFTQKQDLRDQYPFGLFAVPKDQIVRIHSSSGTTGKATVVGYTKRDIENWGQLMARAYMAAGANSSDTVHNAYGYGLFTGGLGAHYGAEALGATVVPISGGATRRQVTLLKDFAPDVICCTPSYALFLAETGEEMGIDIRELPLRIGIFGAEPWTNEMRSEIERKLGITAIDIYGLSEVMGPGVAIECAEAQDGLHIQEDHFLAETIDPVSGEPVAKGEEGELVFTTLTKEGIPLIRYRTRDLTTLNTTPCKCGRTTARMQRVTGRSDDMLIIRGVNVFPSQIESILIETEGLTPHYQLIVDRQGNLDTLEIQVEVNESIFSDEIKNLQRVETKVMKNIKEFLGVTAKVKLVNPKEIERSVGKAKRIIDKRKEG from the coding sequence ATGATTTACGACGTGCACAACGAAACCCTGCCAAGGGAAGATCTGGAAAAACTCCAGCTGAAGCGTCTTCAGGCCCTTTGTGACCGGGTGTACGCCACTGTGCCTTTCTACAAGAAAAAATTCGATGAAAAAGGGATCAAGCCGGCAGACATCAAAAGCCTCAAGGATATTTCCCTGTTGCCTTTCACTCAGAAACAGGACCTGCGCGACCAGTATCCCTTCGGCCTCTTCGCAGTACCCAAAGATCAAATCGTCCGCATCCATTCCTCCTCCGGCACCACAGGCAAGGCCACAGTCGTCGGATATACCAAGCGCGACATCGAAAACTGGGGACAACTCATGGCCCGTGCCTACATGGCTGCCGGAGCCAATTCCAGCGATACTGTGCACAATGCATACGGCTACGGTCTGTTCACCGGCGGCCTCGGCGCTCATTACGGTGCGGAAGCACTCGGAGCGACCGTGGTCCCTATCTCCGGCGGTGCCACCCGCAGGCAGGTCACACTGCTCAAGGATTTCGCCCCGGATGTCATCTGCTGCACCCCGTCCTACGCCCTCTTCCTTGCTGAGACCGGCGAAGAAATGGGCATTGACATTCGAGAGCTTCCCCTGCGTATCGGCATCTTCGGCGCAGAACCATGGACCAATGAGATGCGTAGTGAAATCGAAAGGAAACTCGGCATCACCGCCATCGACATTTACGGTCTTTCCGAAGTCATGGGACCGGGAGTCGCCATTGAATGTGCCGAGGCCCAGGACGGCCTGCACATTCAAGAAGACCACTTCCTCGCCGAAACCATTGATCCGGTTTCCGGCGAACCTGTAGCAAAGGGAGAAGAAGGAGAACTGGTCTTCACCACGCTGACCAAGGAAGGCATTCCGCTTATCCGCTACCGCACTCGAGATCTGACGACCTTGAACACGACGCCCTGCAAATGTGGTCGCACGACCGCCCGCATGCAGCGTGTTACCGGACGCAGCGACGACATGCTCATCATTCGCGGCGTCAACGTATTCCCGTCCCAGATCGAATCCATCCTGATCGAAACCGAAGGACTGACCCCGCATTATCAGCTCATCGTGGACCGTCAGGGCAACCTCGACACGCTGGAAATACAGGTGGAAGTCAACGAATCCATCTTCTCGGATGAGATTAAGAATTTACAACGCGTTGAAACGAAGGTAATGAAGAACATCAAGGA
- a CDS encoding nitroreductase family protein — translation MNFRELVKSSRSRRRFDESRPVSVNVLSDLVDLARFVPSGMNLQPLKYIVTADRAQCADIFPLLGWAGYLNEWPGPKEGERPTGYIVVLLDRTVAKSAGCDHGIAAQTIMLGAAEKGLGGCIVGTVNRKKLAKLLDISDDFEVLFVLALGVPIEEVVLESLPSDGKIKYWRDSDGKHHVPKRSLDELIVARHPGGVEE, via the coding sequence ATGAATTTCAGGGAACTGGTGAAATCCAGCCGCTCACGGCGCAGGTTTGATGAATCCCGTCCGGTGAGTGTTAATGTGTTGAGCGATTTGGTCGACCTCGCTCGTTTTGTCCCTTCGGGGATGAACTTGCAGCCGCTCAAATATATTGTGACGGCAGATCGTGCACAGTGTGCAGATATTTTCCCGCTGCTCGGTTGGGCCGGTTATCTCAATGAGTGGCCCGGGCCAAAAGAAGGGGAACGTCCTACAGGGTATATCGTGGTTTTGCTCGATAGAACCGTAGCAAAATCTGCTGGTTGTGATCACGGTATCGCGGCACAGACCATAATGCTCGGTGCGGCTGAAAAAGGTCTGGGCGGATGTATTGTCGGTACCGTAAATAGAAAGAAGCTTGCCAAGCTATTGGATATTTCGGACGATTTTGAAGTGCTTTTCGTGCTGGCTCTCGGGGTGCCGATCGAGGAAGTGGTGCTTGAATCGCTTCCCTCTGACGGAAAAATCAAGTATTGGCGCGACTCGGACGGGAAACATCATGTCCCGAAACGAAGTCTGGATGAACTGATTGTCGCCCGCCATCCCGGCGGTGTCGAAGAATAA
- the rsfS gene encoding ribosome silencing factor: MNRKKTHVEMPAEEKALLVAGWLDAKQGEDIVIMDVAGLSSVTDITIVVSARGAKHAKALAEHILDQAAEKNVEFLTMEGHKTGEWVLVDLNDVLIHVFQTELREFYNIEGMWAEARRIEFAN; encoded by the coding sequence ATGAACAGGAAAAAAACACACGTTGAAATGCCCGCTGAGGAAAAAGCGCTTCTGGTCGCTGGCTGGCTGGATGCCAAGCAGGGCGAAGACATAGTTATCATGGATGTGGCCGGATTGAGTTCGGTGACGGATATCACCATCGTGGTCTCGGCCCGTGGTGCCAAGCATGCCAAGGCGCTTGCCGAGCACATTCTGGATCAGGCCGCTGAAAAGAATGTAGAATTTCTGACAATGGAAGGACATAAGACAGGCGAATGGGTTCTCGTTGACCTGAATGATGTCCTGATTCACGTCTTTCAGACCGAGCTTCGGGAGTTTTACAATATCGAAGGCATGTGGGCCGAAGCCCGCAGGATTGAATTTGCGAACTAG
- the gpmI gene encoding 2,3-bisphosphoglycerate-independent phosphoglycerate mutase encodes MAEPKKTLLLILDGWGIAPDGAGNCVRNAATPHLDSLLAEYPNTRLACSGRSVGLPDGFMGNSEVGHMNIGGGRVIYQDMTRIDISIEDKSFFDNAALSELIAKTKAGSGRLHLMGLVSDGGVHSHQNHIYALLEMAKRGGVKDVFVHVFLDGRDTPPTSGLGYTRQLMDKMDELGVGTVATVSGRYWAMDRDKRFERVEVAYKALVDGEGVAMPDPLSGIQASYDAGENDEFVKPGVIDGVDGRIGDDDGLFFFNFRADRAREISQSIFDAGFTEFQRKAMPNLAGFTTMTQYEGSFPLPNAFPPESYVGTLGEVVSGQGMKQLRIAETEKYAHVTYFLNCGREEPFDGEDRVMIPSPREVATYDEKPQMSADEVADTLVSKISEYDLCVCNLANLDMVGHTGIIEAAEKACVTVDACVGRIIDKMLEEGGRVLLTADHGNAEQMIAEDGSPHTAHSTNPVPLVYIEKGNEDAVLEEGILGDIAPTILALWGIEQPAVMTGKNLIRKA; translated from the coding sequence ATGGCCGAACCGAAGAAAACGCTTCTGTTGATTCTTGACGGCTGGGGTATTGCCCCGGATGGCGCGGGCAACTGCGTTCGCAATGCAGCGACTCCGCACCTCGACAGTCTGCTTGCCGAATACCCGAACACGCGTCTTGCGTGCTCTGGTCGGTCTGTGGGACTGCCGGACGGATTCATGGGCAACTCGGAAGTCGGTCACATGAACATTGGTGGCGGGCGTGTCATTTATCAGGACATGACCCGTATCGACATTTCCATTGAGGACAAGTCCTTTTTTGATAATGCCGCACTCAGTGAGTTGATTGCCAAGACCAAGGCCGGAAGCGGACGCCTGCATTTGATGGGCCTTGTTTCCGACGGCGGTGTACACAGTCATCAGAACCATATTTACGCATTGCTGGAAATGGCGAAACGCGGAGGCGTCAAGGACGTGTTCGTGCATGTCTTTCTTGATGGCCGCGATACGCCGCCCACAAGCGGTCTTGGCTATACCCGTCAACTGATGGACAAGATGGACGAACTCGGTGTCGGTACTGTCGCCACCGTCAGCGGACGCTACTGGGCCATGGACCGTGATAAGCGTTTCGAGCGTGTCGAGGTCGCGTACAAGGCGTTGGTGGACGGTGAAGGCGTTGCTATGCCTGACCCGCTGTCCGGTATTCAGGCCTCGTATGACGCGGGTGAGAATGACGAGTTCGTCAAGCCCGGTGTCATCGACGGCGTGGACGGCAGGATCGGTGATGATGACGGTTTGTTCTTTTTCAATTTCCGGGCAGACCGCGCCCGGGAAATCAGCCAGTCCATTTTTGATGCCGGATTTACCGAGTTTCAGCGGAAAGCCATGCCGAATCTCGCCGGGTTCACGACCATGACGCAATATGAAGGCTCCTTTCCGCTTCCCAATGCCTTTCCTCCGGAAAGCTACGTCGGCACACTCGGCGAAGTGGTGTCCGGACAGGGGATGAAGCAGTTGCGGATTGCCGAGACCGAAAAGTACGCGCATGTCACCTACTTCCTCAATTGCGGGCGCGAAGAGCCGTTTGACGGCGAGGACAGGGTAATGATTCCGTCTCCGCGTGAAGTGGCTACCTACGATGAAAAACCGCAGATGAGTGCGGATGAAGTGGCTGATACGCTTGTTTCGAAAATCAGTGAGTATGATCTGTGTGTATGCAATCTGGCTAACCTCGATATGGTGGGGCATACCGGCATTATCGAGGCGGCGGAAAAGGCATGTGTTACCGTTGATGCCTGCGTCGGCAGGATCATCGATAAGATGCTTGAAGAGGGCGGACGCGTTCTGCTGACCGCAGACCATGGCAATGCTGAGCAGATGATAGCCGAAGACGGCAGTCCGCATACCGCGCACTCCACGAATCCGGTGCCGCTTGTGTACATTGAAAAGGGGAATGAGGACGCTGTGCTCGAAGAGGGCATTCTCGGCGATATCGCTCCGACAATTCTTGCCCTGTGGGGCATTGAACAGCCCGCCGTCATGACGGGTAAGAATCTCATAAGGAAAGCATAA
- a CDS encoding methyl-accepting chemotaxis protein has protein sequence MQLQWTIAGLAVLAVVGVLMGVLIGRHYILRKNEVLSEALSRLAVGDADVELPVSGNDIIGKMVGDLHQIVSYIGELKGELAESRMNARTAKESAGKALSQAAHAREQGEAARCQGLLSAAENLDVSVQAIRGQAERLGHSSAKAREGADAQQQYIASAASAMEEMNAGVSETADNAEAAASDANRAMEYARSGADAVARTVSSISSVSGNSQALAEQVAGLGVQAEGVGKIMGVISDIADQTNLLALNAAIEAARAGDAGRGFAVVADEVRKLAEKTMDATRDVGHAIDGIQEQVSQTIEGVQAMTGLADEAAELADESGRALEEIVSFAGTSAERIHSIASAVAQQSVASEEVTRTITEVHSISQQTGEGMGEATDAVAGLAERVGDLSTLTGMFRLVGNGSVQEVIGDLASKADVQSCDRGRQEHAVRQVLRQNDYLELLYITDHMGTQTTSNLGGKVADYAEDRAAFGAQWASRPWFVGAMENRTFYISDVYVSSASGEKCITVSSPFFNGDGGVKGVIAADVRVAV, from the coding sequence GTGCAGCTTCAGTGGACGATTGCCGGTCTCGCCGTATTGGCCGTAGTCGGTGTGCTGATGGGGGTGCTGATTGGTCGGCATTATATCTTGCGGAAAAACGAGGTGTTATCAGAAGCATTATCCCGGTTGGCTGTTGGCGACGCTGATGTTGAACTGCCTGTGTCAGGGAATGACATTATTGGCAAAATGGTGGGCGATTTGCACCAAATTGTCAGCTACATAGGTGAGTTGAAGGGAGAATTGGCGGAAAGCAGAATGAATGCCCGTACCGCCAAGGAGAGTGCAGGAAAAGCGTTGAGTCAGGCTGCACATGCACGAGAGCAGGGAGAGGCCGCCCGTTGTCAGGGATTGCTGTCCGCTGCGGAAAATCTGGATGTATCGGTTCAGGCGATCCGGGGACAGGCCGAACGGCTGGGGCATTCATCTGCAAAGGCGCGGGAAGGGGCAGATGCCCAGCAGCAGTACATTGCGAGTGCTGCATCGGCCATGGAAGAAATGAATGCCGGTGTTTCCGAAACCGCTGACAATGCCGAAGCGGCTGCCTCGGATGCGAACCGAGCCATGGAGTATGCCCGAAGCGGTGCGGACGCGGTAGCCCGGACAGTGTCATCCATCAGCTCCGTGTCCGGCAATTCTCAGGCGCTTGCCGAGCAGGTTGCCGGTCTCGGTGTTCAGGCGGAGGGCGTCGGTAAGATCATGGGAGTCATTTCGGATATCGCGGATCAGACGAACCTGCTTGCCCTGAACGCGGCTATTGAGGCCGCGCGTGCCGGAGATGCCGGACGGGGGTTTGCCGTTGTCGCGGATGAGGTCCGTAAACTGGCCGAGAAGACCATGGATGCGACCCGTGATGTCGGTCACGCAATTGACGGCATTCAGGAGCAGGTCAGCCAGACCATTGAAGGAGTGCAGGCCATGACCGGCCTTGCGGATGAAGCGGCTGAATTGGCTGATGAGTCCGGGCGGGCGCTGGAGGAGATCGTATCTTTTGCCGGGACCAGTGCCGAGCGCATTCATTCGATTGCGTCAGCGGTTGCCCAGCAGTCGGTCGCAAGTGAAGAGGTAACCCGGACAATTACGGAAGTGCATTCCATTTCGCAGCAGACGGGCGAAGGAATGGGAGAAGCAACGGATGCTGTTGCCGGTCTGGCCGAACGCGTGGGCGATCTGTCGACGCTGACAGGCATGTTTCGACTGGTCGGCAACGGCAGCGTGCAAGAGGTCATAGGCGATCTTGCCTCGAAAGCGGATGTCCAGTCGTGTGACAGGGGACGTCAGGAACATGCGGTGAGGCAGGTTCTCAGGCAGAACGATTATCTGGAGCTGTTGTATATCACGGATCACATGGGAACGCAGACCACCAGCAATTTGGGTGGAAAGGTTGCCGATTACGCGGAAGACAGGGCTGCATTTGGAGCGCAGTGGGCATCCCGGCCCTGGTTTGTGGGGGCCATGGAAAACCGGACTTTTTACATATCCGATGTCTATGTTTCCTCGGCTTCCGGGGAAAAGTGCATCACTGTGTCCAGTCCGTTTTTCAATGGTGACGGTGGCGTGAAAGGCGTGATTGCGGCAGATGTCCGTGTCGCCGTTTAG
- a CDS encoding DMT family transporter, whose amino-acid sequence MTNRKKALLYGLATVGIWSTVASAFKISLRHLDPLQLLLCACAASLVALSGILAFQGKTSELKRVTRRELLRCVLLGALNPFLYYVILFRAYDLLPAQEAQPLNYTWAITLSLLSVPLLGQKMSLKDLAAILVSYFGVVVISTHGNLLALEFSNPTGVALALGSTIIWALYWIFNTRSTIDPTAGLFLNFLFGFPLILIATLTFSELPSFSTPGMLGAAYVGFFEMGITFALWLTAMKYAARPDGGGTARVANLIFLSPFLSLIFIHFLVGEEILPATVAGLAFIIAGNALMQYKGKKEATASTSAQR is encoded by the coding sequence GTGACCAACCGCAAGAAAGCGCTCCTTTACGGCCTTGCCACGGTGGGCATCTGGTCCACCGTGGCTTCGGCCTTCAAAATATCCCTGCGCCATCTCGATCCACTACAATTGTTGCTTTGTGCCTGTGCGGCTTCACTTGTCGCGTTGTCCGGGATTCTGGCTTTTCAGGGAAAAACCAGCGAACTCAAACGCGTCACCCGCCGTGAACTGCTGCGCTGCGTTCTGCTCGGTGCGCTCAATCCGTTTCTCTATTACGTCATTCTCTTCCGAGCCTATGACCTGCTCCCGGCGCAGGAGGCACAACCGCTCAACTACACATGGGCCATCACGCTTTCCCTGCTTTCCGTTCCGCTCCTTGGTCAGAAGATGTCCCTCAAGGATCTCGCCGCCATTCTCGTCAGTTATTTCGGCGTGGTCGTCATTTCCACCCACGGCAATCTCCTCGCCCTTGAGTTTTCCAACCCCACAGGCGTGGCCCTTGCACTCGGCAGCACGATCATCTGGGCGCTCTACTGGATATTCAACACCCGCAGCACAATCGACCCCACGGCGGGCCTTTTCCTGAACTTTCTGTTCGGGTTCCCGTTGATTCTTATCGCGACCCTCACCTTTTCCGAACTGCCTTCATTCAGCACACCGGGAATGCTGGGCGCGGCATACGTGGGTTTTTTCGAAATGGGCATCACCTTCGCCCTCTGGCTAACAGCCATGAAGTACGCAGCCCGCCCCGACGGAGGCGGTACCGCGCGTGTCGCGAACCTCATTTTCCTCTCGCCGTTCCTGTCGCTCATCTTCATTCACTTTCTTGTGGGCGAAGAGATTCTTCCCGCCACAGTGGCAGGCCTCGCATTCATCATCGCAGGCAACGCGCTGATGCAATACAAAGGCAAAAAAGAGGCCACGGCTTCCACCTCGGCACAGCGCTAA